A single window of Dermacentor albipictus isolate Rhodes 1998 colony chromosome 1, USDA_Dalb.pri_finalv2, whole genome shotgun sequence DNA harbors:
- the Vps39 gene encoding vam6/Vps39-like protein, whose protein sequence is MYEAYTAIPLIKKMPLKVESVAAHGDKLYLGTKDGNLLVYTVVEKDSADGPKFFVHLGFSNKVFAKKPITQLCVIPELNLLISLSDGSLSVHHLSLEPNTPPIDCPALAKCKGCTLFAVNVQEKTTLTGEVKITLMLCAAVKRKLELFYWKNNTFCEHPQGLCVPDTPRSIVWCGDESLLVGFRSEYNILQLSGETKQLFPTGKQPEPLCLKLKENSFALSRDDMTIFVNRDGLPTHKYAVTWSEAPISLCYDYPYLLSAQSFGVEVRTVEPRALIQKVNFLKPRLLLPCKKGQLYVLAPSGAVWCILRTPVQDQIPQVLKDKCFELALKLADLSDQSEEERNASKRHIQNLHAFDLFCKKKFEESLNIFMDLETDPSHVIGLFPDLLPEDYRNSISYPDKVPDLRDADLEAGLYALVDYLVQVRCKLLSDNQHEPALTGIVQGSKTVKSKKQLLQIIDTTMLKCYLETNVALVASLLRLPDNFYHLDECERALKKHQKLSELIILYQQKNQHEKALDLLMREAHKADSPLKGHERTVGYLQHLGRKHMELILRYSLWVLEEHPEEGLKIFVEDQQEKEGEALPRDVVLDFLSKKAPHLVIPYLKHVIHKWNDQTEMFHNTLIHKYIESVRSLLSQQHSSVGPGEPGLVGELRKDLVDFLETSDRYTAENFPTHLLSDGLFEEAAVVMGKLGRHNEALEVYIYVLSDPSKAEQYCASQYNRNPERNRDVFLILLQMYLQPPDEGSRVLDLCRRTAANIAGLPSPLPIPKGCREQNLKGALKILMDHVKEIDPLRALQMLPGDVRVEDVRGFLREVLDRCTKELHAAGLQRSLLFAEHLQVKERCVRVKSLKITLTELDVCCVCQKRIGSSAFARYPDGAVVHYSCREGYESRLAS, encoded by the coding sequence ATGTACGAGGCCTACACTGCGATCCCGCTAATCAAGAAGATGCCATTGAAGGTTGAGTCCGTGGCTGCACACGGAGACAAGCTGTATTTGGGCACGAAGGACGGCAACCTACTTGTTTACACCGTTGTTGAGAAAGATAGCGCCGACGGTCCGAAGTTCTTTGTCCATCTTGGGTTTTCCAACAAAGTTTTTGCGAAGAAGCCGATCACCCAACTGTGCGTCATTCCCGAGCTGAACTTGCTCATCAGCTTGTCTGATGGCTCCTTGAGTGTGCATCATCTCAGCCTCGAGCCTAACACGCCACCGATCGACTGCCCAGCTTTGGCCAAGTGTAAGGGATGCACATTGTTTGCTGTCAATGTACAGGAGAAGACTACGCTTACAGGCGAAGTGAAAATAACTCTCATGTTGTGCGCGGCTGTGAAGCGGAAGCTTGAACTATTCTACTGGAAAAACAATACTTTCTGCGAGCATCCGCAAGGCTTGTGCGTCCCTGACACTCCGCGATCTATTGTATGGTGTGGCGACGAATCTCTTCTCGTTGGGTTTAGATCCGAATACAATATCCTACAGTTGTCTGGCGAGACAAAGCAACTTTTTCCTACGGGAAAGCAGCCGGAACCGCTCTGCTTGAAGCTGAAAGAAAATAGCTTCGCTCTCAGTAGAGACGACATGACTATTTTCGTAAATCGCGATGGCCTGCCAACGCACAAATACGCAGTCACCTGGTCAGAGGCGCCGATCTCTCTCTGTTACGACTACCCGTACCTCTTAAGCGCACAGTCGTTCGGTGTAGAGGTGAGGACAGTGGAACCGCGTGCCCTAATTCAGAAGGTGAATTTTCTGAAGCCGAGACTTCTCCTGCCTTGCAAGAAGGGCCAGCTGTACGTTTTGGCACCAAGTGGTGCAGTGTGGTGCATTCTGCGGACTCCCGTGCAGGACCAAATTCCGCAAGTTCTCAAGGACAAGTGCTTTGAGCTGGCCTTGAAGCTAGCTGATCTGTCCGACCAGAGTGAGGAGGAACGCAATGCAAGCAAACGTCACATCCAGAACTTGCATGCTTTCGACCTTTTCTGCAAGAAGAAATTCGAAGAGTCCCTGAACATCTTTATGGATCTCGAGACAGATCCATCACATGTCATAGGCCTTTTCCCAGATCTTTTGCCCGAGGACTATCGTAATTCCATCTCATACCCTGATAAGGTGCCTGATCTCAGAGATGCTGATCTAGAGGCTGGGCTTTATGCACTTGTAGACTACTTGGTTCAAGTCAGGTGCAAGCTGCTTTCAGACAACCAGCATGAGCCTGCACTTACTGGCATAGTGCAAGGGAGCAAGACCGTAAAGAGCAAGAAGCAACTTCTACAAATTATTGACACCACAATGCTGAAGTGCTACCTTGAGACCAATGTGGCACTAGTAGCCTCATTGCTGCGTCTCCCAGACAACTTCTATCATTTAGATGAGTGTGAGCGTGCTCTCAAGAAGCATCAAAAACTTAGCGAGTTGATCATACTGTACCAGCAAAAAAACCAACATGAAAAGGCACTTGATTTGCTCATGAGAGAGGCACACAAGGCAGATTCGCCTCTTAAAGGCCATGAAAGAACTGTTGGCTACCTCCAGCACCTAGGTAGAAAGCACATGGAGCTCATACTGCGTTACTCATTATGGGTTCTTGAAGAGCATCCAGAAGAAGGTCTCAAAATTtttgttgaagaccaacaagaGAAAGAAGGTGAAGCCTTACCCAGAGACGTAGTGCTCGACTTCCTGTCTAAAAAGGCACCTCACCTAGTTATACCTTATTTGAAACATGTCATCCACAAATGGAATGACCAGACTGAAATGTTCCACAACACACTCATTCACAAGTACATTGAATCTGTGCGGTCTCTCCTTTCTCAGCAGCATTCCTCAGTTGGTCCTGGTGAGCCTGGTCTGGTGGGGGAACTGCGCAAAGACTTGGTTGATTTTTTGGAGACATCTGACAGGTACACAGCTGAGAACTTCCCCACACACTTGTTGAGTGATGGGTTGTTTGAAGAGGCAGCTGTGGTAATGGGCAAGCTAGGACGTCACAATGAAGCTCTTGAGGTCTACATCTATGTACTAAGTGACCCGTCCAAGGCAGAGCAGTATTGCGCATCACAGTACAACCGTAACCCAGAGCGCAATCGAGATGTATTCCTGATCCTGCTTCAAATGTATTTGCAACCTCCTGACGAAGGCTCCAGGGTGCTGGATCTGTGTAGACGTACTGCAGCCAACATTGCAGGGCTGCCATCCCCCCTGCCGATTCCCAAAGGTTGCCGTGAACAAAACTTGAAAGGTGCACTCAAAATCTTAATGGATCACGTGAAGGAAATTGACCCATTGCGTGCCCTCCAAATGTTGCCTGGGGATGTGCGAGTTGAAGATGTTCGAGGTTTTCTCCGAGAGGTCTTAGACAGATGCACGAAAGAGTTGCATGCTGCTGGTCTACAGAGATCACTGCTATTTGCAGAGCACTTGCAAGTGAAAGAGCGTTGTGTGCGTGTCAAGTCACTAAAGATAACACTAACGGAGCTTGATGTATGTTGTGTATGTCAGAAGAGAATAGGGAGCAGTGCCTTTGCCAGGTATCCAGATGGTGCAGTAGTTCATTACTCTTGCAGGGAAGGCTATGAGTCGAGGTTGGCATCTTGA